A single genomic interval of Ischnura elegans chromosome 3, ioIscEleg1.1, whole genome shotgun sequence harbors:
- the LOC124155941 gene encoding collagen alpha-1(I) chain-like: protein MADVETISQTKIGKNSKIVVNVEEALQDIFVVTFAYDNRLFQGVLLDSSKKMAPRLAAATRDFPGRAKEGEEDLLFGVSQRFGHLQHVPVSGGSPKGANDPPPPFHLPRPVRPAPRFRGGRTTVRLRPRQVLCSKCRSICNENSENVDLSARKRGAPVTEVGRKSGAPSQSPRPLYSAENRRDGLRGPYEGSPLHQTNASMPSNKIEIVGNYWIGPSGGEGEGMHSRSSMGEGGGAWGANGGKLDGGERAAAPRPPRSSAGGGDPLPGAGTPGEDAGGGRRMVLRKKRSVGSMEDLWDESVFEDGAKGGAPPTDPSGRPHPTTPIIKISFGSRGKGTVLEIPARVRAPPSGSPCDGTEGEVVDEETGVMVSVGGGGGDGMAGSTPNRVTGDAGARAARKALKKAKREARRQRGPPGLPSPAGRSPSAFLMPQQPYEALRHRRHKRKVKHKRRRKEGRRHREDGSDEGTLEVEESSYTAIKERCLTQRLSISLRRLNANAYMRCDSAQLSSSDLPEQEGEVVRGPGGKGLTVRISKRAMDSSLSGGEGASTGPCTTSGDAAWDGVDKASCPWSPKPEESAPDLEVIGDNAQSWAPPNRPPLMRPTRERCERRRRSMTQGGEGGQHRSPPVLAVCGSPREVDVVS, encoded by the exons ATGGCGGACGTCGAAACCATTTCACAAACAAAAATCGGTAAAAACTCTAAAATAGTGGTAAATGTCGAGGAAGCCTTGCAAGATATATTCGTAGTTACATTCGCATATGATAATAGACTTTTTCAAGGAGTTTTACTGGACTCTTCCAAAAA aATGGCACCACGGTTGGCTGCTGCTACGAGAGACTTCCCAGGGCGTGCGAAAGAGGGTGAAGAAGATTTACTTTTTGGTGTAAGCCAGCGTTTTGGACACCTTCAGCATGTGCCAGTGAGTGGAGGCTCACCTAAGGGTGCAAATGACCCACCTCCTCCGTTTCACCTACCACGTCCTGTACGACCTGCACCACGTTTCCGAGGTGGTCGAACAACAGTGCGTCTGCGCCCTAGGCAG gtattgtGCTCTAAGTGCCGCAGTATCTGCAATGAAAACAGTGAAAATGTCGACCTCTCTGCAAGAAAAAGAGGAGCTCCAGTGACAGAAGTCGGTAGGAAATCTGGTGCTCCTTCCCAAAGTCCTCGACCCCTTTACTCAGCTGAAAACCGAAGAGATGGGCTGAGGGGCCCTTATGAAGGCTCACCCCTCCACCAGACTAATGCCTCCATGCCCTCCAACAAAATCGAAATAGTTGGAAACTATTGGATTGGACCCTCCGGAGGTGAAGGTGAGGGAATGCACTCACGGTCCTCGATGGGGGAGGGTGGCGGGGCGTGGGGGGCAAATGGTGGGAAACTGGATGGTGGGGAGCGCGCAGCTGCTCCCAGGCCACCGCGCTCCTCTGCAGGCGGAGGAGATCCCTTACCAGGAGCTGGAACTCCAGGGGAGGATGCTGGTGGGGGTAGACGAATGGTGCTTAGAAAGAAGAGAAGTGTGGGATCCATGGAGGATTTATGGGACGAGAGTGTCTTCGAGGATGGGGCTAAAGGTGGTGCACCACCAACGGATCCATCGGGTCGGCCCCACCCCACCACGCCCATCATCAAGATCTCTTTTGGGTCACGGGGTAAGGGAACGGTCCTCGAAATCCCAGCTAGAGTGCGAGCCCCTCCTTCCGGTAGCCCATGTGATGGGACGGAAGGAGAGGTTGTCGATGAAGAGACTGGGGTAATGGTGTCTgttggaggaggtggaggagatgGAATGGCTGGCAGTACACCAAATAGAGTTACTGGTGATGCTGGAGCAAGGGCTGCAAGGAAGGCACTGAAAAAAGCCAAGCGTGAAGCTAGGAGACAAAGAGGTCCCCCTGGCCTTCCGTCTCCTGCTGGACGTTCCCCATCCGCGTTCCTCATGCCCCAGCAACCCTACGAGGCACTCCGACACCGTCGTCACAAGAGGAAAGTTAAGCACAAAAGGCGGAGGAAAGAAGGTCGGAGGCACAGGGAGGATGGGAGTGACGAGGGTACTTTAGAAGTTGAGGAATCGTCTTACACTGCCATTAAAGAGAGATGCCTTACTCAGAGGCTGTCAATCAGCCTCAGAAGGCTCAATGCCAACGCTTATATGCGCTGTGACTCAGCACAGCTGTCCTCGTCTGATCTACCAGAACAGGAGGGTGAGGTTGTCCGTGGTCCAGGAGGTAAAGGTCTCACAGTCAGGATCAGCAAGCGTGCAATGGATTCTAGTTTATCTGGAGGAGAAGGAGCCTCTACTGGGCCATGTACAACTTCAGGGGATGCTGCTTGGGATGGAGTTGATAAGGCATCTTGTCCATGGTCACCAAAG CCTGAAGAATCAGCTCCTGATCTAGAAGTGATAGGCGACAATGCTCAATCTTGGGCACCACCGAATCGCCCTCCACTTATGAGACCAACGCGAGAACGGTGCGAGAGGAGGCGCAGGAGTATGACGCAAGGTGGGGAGGGGGGACAGCACCGAAGCCCTCCAGTTTTGGCAGTTTGTGGTTCACCTAGAGAGGTTGATGTAGTCTCTTAG